The following proteins are co-located in the Maridesulfovibrio sp. genome:
- the carA gene encoding glutamine-hydrolyzing carbamoyl-phosphate synthase small subunit, which translates to MKAILALEDGTYFEGTSFTGPGESGGEAIFNTGMTGYQEVLTDPSYTGQMVCMTYPLIGNYGITKEDIESAKVHVAAFIVKECCKHPSNWRSVMSLPEYLKEAGVMGIEGIDTRALTRHLRLNGAMRGIISTEELDPEKLVAKAKQLPTMEGQNLADTVTSESCYAWQDGKPVPVDVSSGYKWSDKGPRLVLVDYGVKWNILRLLDEQGFEVLSVPSHYNEEQVRALEPDAIFLSNGPGDPAVLDQAVKNAKAYCEDLPVAGICLGHQILGQALGGKAFKLKFGHHGCNHPVMDMESKKIEISSQNHGFCVDISDCSDLKITHKNLNDETLEGFAHKTKPIIAIQFHPEAAPGPHDSCYFFARFRNLVKDATGK; encoded by the coding sequence ATCCGGCGGCGAAGCCATCTTCAATACCGGCATGACCGGATATCAGGAAGTCCTCACCGACCCCTCCTACACCGGACAGATGGTCTGCATGACCTATCCGCTTATCGGCAACTACGGCATCACCAAAGAAGATATCGAATCCGCAAAAGTTCATGTTGCCGCCTTTATCGTCAAAGAATGCTGCAAGCACCCTTCCAACTGGCGCTCTGTCATGTCCCTGCCTGAATACCTCAAAGAAGCAGGTGTTATGGGCATTGAAGGCATCGACACCCGTGCCCTTACCCGCCATCTGCGTCTCAACGGCGCCATGCGCGGCATTATTTCTACTGAAGAACTTGATCCTGAGAAACTGGTCGCAAAAGCAAAGCAGCTGCCCACCATGGAAGGCCAGAACCTTGCTGACACAGTAACTTCCGAGTCCTGTTACGCATGGCAGGACGGCAAGCCCGTCCCGGTTGATGTTTCCTCCGGCTACAAATGGAGTGACAAAGGCCCCCGCCTCGTACTTGTTGACTACGGTGTGAAATGGAACATCCTGCGTCTTCTGGACGAACAGGGTTTCGAAGTCCTTTCCGTTCCTTCCCATTACAATGAAGAACAGGTCAGGGCACTTGAGCCTGATGCCATTTTCCTTTCCAACGGCCCCGGTGACCCGGCAGTTCTAGATCAGGCGGTCAAGAATGCCAAAGCCTATTGTGAAGACCTGCCTGTAGCGGGTATTTGCCTCGGACACCAGATTCTTGGACAGGCTCTCGGAGGTAAGGCTTTCAAATTGAAGTTCGGTCACCATGGCTGTAACCACCCTGTTATGGACATGGAAAGCAAAAAAATTGAAATTTCTTCCCAAAACCACGGGTTTTGCGTTGACATTTCCGACTGTTCCGATCTTAAAATCACACACAAGAACCTTAACGACGAAACTCTGGAAGGCTTTGCTCACAAAACCAAGCCGATCATTGCCATCCAGTTCCACCCGGAAGCAGCTCCCGGTCCGCATGACAGCTGCTACTTCTTCGCCAGATTCCGTAATCTGGTAAAAGATGCCACCGGTAAATAA
- a CDS encoding tetratricopeptide repeat protein: MSGELTNARKKLATIPSLLKQQKAMAAVQSAYDAVLIMLKGGLMKSEREEFQELLDSTVHILNSDKKLREDYPLIINYAPGEEKALLETLREILQELQKNVSAGAQQLLAAMEKRKREQLERGQALIEENKVSEAQKLFNDLIKEFKDDTELRAEIADKFIKSGLYNEALEYLEDALKNDPNAIFLYNRIGIVLRKMKDFEAAEKYYLRALKINNKDEYLYFNTGRLYYDWKKWDRMAKAAQKALSINPNFAEAEKMLKFAQKKMG, encoded by the coding sequence ATGTCCGGTGAACTGACCAATGCCAGAAAAAAACTGGCAACCATACCTTCCCTGCTCAAACAGCAGAAAGCCATGGCTGCAGTTCAGTCTGCTTATGATGCAGTACTGATCATGCTCAAAGGCGGCCTGATGAAGTCTGAGCGTGAGGAATTTCAGGAGCTGCTCGACAGCACTGTGCACATCCTCAACAGCGATAAAAAGCTCAGGGAAGATTATCCGCTGATTATCAATTACGCTCCCGGAGAAGAGAAAGCTCTGCTTGAGACTCTAAGGGAGATTCTGCAAGAGCTGCAGAAAAATGTAAGTGCCGGCGCCCAGCAGCTCTTAGCTGCAATGGAAAAGCGCAAAAGAGAGCAGCTGGAGAGAGGTCAGGCCCTCATTGAAGAAAACAAAGTTTCTGAAGCACAGAAGCTTTTTAATGATCTGATAAAGGAATTCAAGGACGACACCGAGCTCCGTGCTGAGATTGCAGATAAGTTCATCAAGTCCGGCCTTTACAACGAGGCACTTGAATATCTGGAAGATGCACTTAAAAACGATCCTAATGCAATATTCCTGTATAACCGCATCGGAATCGTACTGCGCAAAATGAAAGATTTTGAAGCGGCTGAAAAATATTACCTCAGAGCTCTTAAAATCAATAATAAAGATGAGTATCTCTACTTCAACACAGGTCGCCTCTACTACGACTGGAAAAAGTGGGACCGCATGGCCAAAGCTGCTCAAAAAGCACTTTCCATCAACCCCAACTTTGCCGAAGCAGAGAAGATGCTCAAATTCGCCCAGAAAAAAATGGGTTAG
- the gmhB gene encoding D-glycero-beta-D-manno-heptose 1,7-bisphosphate 7-phosphatase — protein sequence MKYILLDRDGTIIEDKHYLCDPDEVELCFNASEGLKAMQDAGFGLIVVTNQSGIGRGYYAESDMKAVNDRMAKLLAVHGIKINAVYFCPHAPDQECDCRKPAPGMFDQAIADFGMNPEECFVIGDKICDVELGMARNAKSILVRTGKGLKEEPKCVGKADYIADDLLDAAEFIKRSTNE from the coding sequence ATGAAATATATTTTGCTGGACCGAGACGGAACCATTATTGAAGACAAGCATTATCTTTGTGATCCTGATGAGGTGGAATTATGCTTCAATGCATCAGAAGGCTTGAAAGCCATGCAGGATGCAGGATTCGGCTTGATTGTTGTAACCAACCAATCCGGAATAGGACGGGGATATTACGCAGAATCTGACATGAAAGCAGTAAATGACCGTATGGCAAAACTGCTGGCAGTGCACGGCATAAAAATCAATGCCGTATACTTCTGCCCCCATGCACCGGATCAGGAATGTGATTGTCGCAAGCCAGCACCAGGAATGTTTGATCAGGCCATTGCAGATTTCGGTATGAACCCCGAGGAATGTTTTGTCATCGGCGATAAAATTTGCGATGTGGAGCTGGGCATGGCCCGCAACGCCAAATCCATTCTTGTTCGCACAGGAAAAGGATTAAAAGAAGAGCCCAAATGCGTAGGCAAAGCTGATTATATTGCCGATGACCTGCTTGATGCAGCGGAATTTATAAAAAGGTCCACAAATGAATAA
- a CDS encoding methyltransferase: protein MNYPKPEQDFSSVHSLIIRSVSSQVVMEAVNFKLFDTLELKPASLKELAEYFEFDELKLGSLMDLLESYDLVQNNDGHYSNTYLATEYLVSTSPLYQGLAMGLTMDFCTEVIRDMGELLKGKKSQRDDSDKKWAATDAMEGTAQECLSSGLHTTVDAVSQLPGFDDFRLMGDLGGNHGNYTMSVLERNPKLNGVILDLPHVAPLAEQRCRDNGFGERVRGIAVDMREEELPLLDFDLIFASHVLYACRGNLKPVLEKVAKSLRSGGWFCANHYAKTGSPMSTQTIASLEVITTFAGYFSHFIEPDILEQELKECGFGNFRRTWSDSSKGIMLVSAQKL, encoded by the coding sequence ATGAACTATCCTAAGCCCGAACAGGATTTTTCTTCGGTGCACAGCCTTATCATCCGTAGCGTCTCTTCTCAGGTTGTGATGGAAGCTGTGAATTTTAAACTTTTCGACACTCTTGAATTGAAGCCTGCCAGCCTGAAAGAATTGGCAGAGTATTTTGAATTTGATGAACTGAAGCTTGGTTCCCTGATGGATCTGCTTGAGTCGTATGATCTGGTCCAAAACAATGATGGGCATTATTCAAACACATATTTGGCAACGGAATATCTGGTCAGTACTTCACCTTTGTATCAGGGATTGGCTATGGGACTGACCATGGATTTTTGTACTGAAGTAATTCGGGATATGGGTGAGTTGCTGAAAGGAAAGAAGAGTCAGCGTGATGATAGCGATAAAAAATGGGCCGCCACGGATGCCATGGAAGGGACTGCGCAGGAATGCCTTAGCAGCGGGCTGCACACAACGGTCGATGCTGTCAGTCAGTTACCCGGATTTGATGATTTCCGTCTTATGGGCGATCTAGGCGGGAACCACGGAAATTATACCATGTCTGTGCTTGAGCGAAATCCGAAGCTGAACGGAGTTATTCTCGACCTGCCGCATGTGGCCCCTTTGGCGGAGCAGCGTTGCCGGGATAATGGTTTCGGAGAGCGGGTGCGCGGCATTGCTGTTGATATGCGTGAAGAAGAACTGCCCTTGTTGGATTTTGACCTTATATTTGCCTCGCATGTACTTTATGCCTGCCGCGGCAACCTGAAGCCCGTACTGGAAAAGGTTGCCAAGTCCTTGCGTTCCGGTGGCTGGTTTTGCGCCAATCATTACGCCAAGACCGGAAGTCCCATGTCTACGCAGACGATTGCCTCACTTGAAGTGATAACAACTTTCGCGGGTTATTTTTCACACTTTATTGAACCGGATATTCTGGAGCAGGAATTGAAAGAATGCGGATTTGGAAATTTCCGCAGAACCTGGAGTGATTCCAGTAAGGGCATCATGCTGGTTTCGGCTCAGAAATTATAA
- a CDS encoding MarR family winged helix-turn-helix transcriptional regulator translates to MKDVKEIIPHMRELGRVLVKYNMVERKAFDFGVGVKFYPSEIHTLSAVDALGRCGITDLARESGVTKGATSQLVTKLVKKGLMLKESDPDNGSKVILRLTELGKKASDNHYKYHLDHDSEFIDYLRSMSEEELEMFDDICSKMNDWMDSYLK, encoded by the coding sequence GTGAAAGACGTTAAAGAAATAATACCGCATATGCGCGAGCTCGGCAGGGTGCTGGTTAAGTACAATATGGTAGAGCGTAAGGCGTTTGATTTCGGAGTTGGAGTAAAATTTTATCCTTCTGAAATACATACACTTTCCGCAGTTGATGCTCTTGGCAGGTGCGGGATTACGGATCTTGCCCGTGAATCAGGAGTGACCAAGGGAGCCACATCGCAACTGGTCACCAAGCTGGTTAAAAAGGGCCTTATGCTCAAAGAATCCGATCCCGATAATGGTTCCAAAGTCATATTGAGACTGACTGAGCTTGGAAAAAAGGCCAGTGACAACCATTACAAATATCATTTGGACCATGACAGTGAATTCATAGATTACCTGCGGTCCATGTCTGAAGAGGAACTTGAAATGTTTGACGATATCTGTAGCAAGATGAACGATTGGATGGATAGCTACTTAAAGTAA
- a CDS encoding alpha/beta hydrolase — MYKLKEPTKPEECEIVIDGRRIPDIFWYNEKFYYTTAMQEEEAPLLFIIAGTGSEHDSTKMRFLTQLFYEAGFHVVGLSSPTHMNFVVSFSKYGAPGYVPHDVDDLYRAMKWIKADLEGVYKIRSYSITGYSLGAMHSAFLAKLDEERRDFLFRRVLMLNPPVSLYTSALRFDSWLSPENLGNKTPRQVIDELIEAFSEIYVQSDVVDLDDNFLYALSQHINFSDMDMRAIIAAAFRMSSASMIFSSDVCLNAGYIVPVNKHLGVGDNLMPYTRISAAITFEDYVDEYLLPYLQFLTPGTTKGELVRNCDLASIKDYLSTSDKIFVLGNEDDIILDSADVDFLRKTFGNRAIFFPRGGHCGNMMFKPYALKAQELIK, encoded by the coding sequence ATGTATAAGCTGAAGGAACCAACTAAACCCGAAGAATGCGAAATAGTCATTGATGGACGCAGGATTCCGGATATTTTCTGGTATAATGAAAAATTTTATTACACAACGGCCATGCAGGAAGAAGAAGCTCCACTGCTTTTCATCATCGCCGGAACAGGATCGGAGCATGACTCCACCAAAATGCGTTTCCTTACCCAGTTGTTCTATGAAGCTGGATTCCATGTTGTAGGACTTTCATCACCGACCCATATGAATTTCGTGGTCAGCTTTTCCAAATACGGAGCGCCGGGATACGTACCACATGATGTAGATGACCTTTACCGGGCCATGAAATGGATCAAGGCCGACCTTGAAGGTGTATACAAAATCAGGAGTTACAGCATTACCGGATACAGCCTTGGGGCCATGCACTCGGCCTTCCTTGCCAAGCTGGACGAAGAACGCAGAGATTTCCTTTTCCGCCGGGTGCTGATGCTCAACCCTCCGGTAAGCCTTTACACTTCAGCCCTGCGCTTCGATTCATGGTTAAGCCCGGAAAACCTCGGCAACAAGACACCCCGGCAGGTCATTGACGAACTTATCGAAGCTTTCTCTGAAATCTATGTTCAATCCGATGTTGTCGACCTTGATGACAACTTCCTTTACGCCCTTTCACAGCATATAAACTTTTCGGACATGGATATGCGGGCCATAATCGCCGCAGCCTTCAGAATGTCCTCAGCAAGCATGATATTCAGTTCCGATGTCTGCCTCAATGCAGGATATATCGTCCCGGTCAACAAACACCTCGGTGTAGGCGATAATCTCATGCCCTACACCAGAATTTCAGCGGCAATCACTTTTGAAGATTACGTTGATGAATACCTGCTTCCCTACCTGCAATTCCTGACTCCTGGCACAACCAAGGGAGAACTGGTCAGAAATTGCGACCTTGCAAGCATCAAGGATTACCTGAGCACATCAGATAAAATTTTCGTGCTCGGCAATGAAGACGATATAATTCTGGACAGTGCTGATGTGGACTTCCTGCGAAAGACCTTCGGAAATCGGGCCATCTTCTTTCCACGTGGCGGGCATTGCGGAAACATGATGTTTAAGCCTTATGCCCTGAAAGCGCAGGAGCTGATCAAATGA
- a CDS encoding VacJ family lipoprotein: protein MINKLFSFILLCILLQGCATIIKKDPSLNLKPQGFIAPVSHAPRAGQPKGKDADLDFLEVYDPWDSMNRQIYSFNARFDRAIYIPAVDVYTTIIPAPVRKGVTNAVNNLNEVKSFTNGILQFNGGKTARAFSRFVINSSVGLLGIFDVATMWDLKRKETGFADTLGVWGVPPGPYVVLPIVGPSSVRDTGGSLGDFALLWYEMNWVYDLAGVEEGRTAIGIGESTIRGLDLRANIPFRYYQTGSPFEYDLVRFLYSKKRELDMEREELGSSTAGKPYMKKKFDTPRRNREPATK, encoded by the coding sequence ATGATAAATAAATTATTCAGCTTCATCCTGCTTTGCATTCTGCTGCAAGGTTGCGCCACAATCATCAAAAAGGACCCTTCGCTTAACCTCAAACCTCAAGGCTTTATAGCTCCTGTTTCACATGCACCGCGGGCAGGACAGCCAAAAGGCAAGGATGCTGATTTAGACTTCCTTGAAGTATACGACCCATGGGATTCCATGAACCGCCAGATATATTCCTTCAACGCACGTTTCGACCGTGCCATTTATATTCCGGCGGTGGATGTTTACACCACAATAATCCCTGCTCCGGTACGCAAAGGTGTAACCAATGCGGTCAACAACCTGAACGAGGTAAAATCCTTCACCAACGGCATCCTGCAATTCAATGGAGGTAAAACTGCTCGAGCCTTTTCCCGCTTTGTAATCAATTCATCCGTGGGCCTGCTTGGAATATTTGACGTAGCCACTATGTGGGATTTGAAAAGAAAGGAAACAGGGTTCGCAGATACATTAGGTGTCTGGGGTGTTCCCCCGGGACCGTATGTGGTTCTGCCAATAGTTGGACCCTCAAGTGTACGAGACACAGGCGGGTCTCTGGGTGACTTTGCCCTGCTATGGTACGAAATGAACTGGGTCTATGATCTTGCCGGGGTTGAGGAAGGACGCACCGCCATTGGTATAGGTGAATCCACTATCCGTGGTCTTGACCTACGCGCTAATATACCCTTCCGTTACTACCAGACAGGTTCTCCCTTTGAGTACGATCTGGTCCGCTTCCTCTATTCCAAGAAGCGCGAACTGGATATGGAACGCGAAGAATTGGGCAGTTCAACAGCAGGCAAGCCGTACATGAAAAAGAAATTTGATACTCCCCGCAGAAATCGTGAACCCGCTACAAAATAA
- a CDS encoding helix-turn-helix domain-containing protein, protein MNVAVLAYKNCLVSAVSGVLEIFSIANSISQDSNGDRFSGLSILSPDGEDVSGFVGIPLQVAGSLLDTRPDILIMPPVFGEVELLLENERLIKRIAELGEQGTILASVCAGSFLIAQAGLLDGKPSTTHWKLASDFSARFKDVDLQPRRMLIDGGGYICAGGAMAWQDLALHVVARFMGRDISSACAKTLVMDSTRDVQTPYFMFESKSLDEGFADKDILRVQTWMQENYSRSVSIKILAEQSGLGERTFLRRFKQVTGMTPNHYLQQFRIESARHLLEVSVKGVDEITALVGYDNPSSFRRLFKRMTGLSPREYRSRFSRVE, encoded by the coding sequence ATGAATGTAGCAGTTCTTGCCTATAAAAATTGTCTGGTCAGTGCGGTGTCCGGTGTGCTGGAAATTTTTAGCATCGCCAATAGCATCTCACAGGATTCCAATGGAGATAGGTTCAGCGGCCTGTCGATCCTGAGTCCTGATGGTGAGGACGTGTCCGGATTTGTCGGGATTCCTTTGCAGGTCGCTGGGAGTCTTTTGGATACGCGACCGGACATTCTGATAATGCCTCCGGTGTTCGGGGAAGTTGAATTGCTGCTGGAAAACGAACGGCTCATTAAGCGTATTGCTGAATTGGGAGAACAAGGGACAATACTGGCTTCAGTTTGTGCCGGATCTTTCCTGATTGCACAGGCAGGACTGCTGGATGGTAAGCCATCCACAACACATTGGAAATTGGCATCTGATTTCTCTGCCCGTTTTAAAGACGTAGATCTGCAGCCCCGGCGTATGCTCATTGACGGTGGCGGTTATATCTGTGCCGGAGGGGCTATGGCTTGGCAGGATCTTGCTTTGCACGTTGTGGCCCGCTTTATGGGGCGGGACATCTCATCCGCCTGTGCCAAGACGCTGGTGATGGATTCTACCCGTGATGTGCAGACCCCGTATTTCATGTTCGAGAGCAAGTCGTTGGATGAAGGTTTTGCGGATAAGGATATTCTGCGTGTGCAGACGTGGATGCAGGAAAACTACAGCCGTTCGGTAAGTATAAAAATACTGGCTGAACAGTCCGGACTTGGTGAACGCACTTTCCTGCGCCGATTCAAGCAAGTTACGGGAATGACTCCCAATCATTATCTGCAGCAATTTCGTATTGAGTCAGCCCGCCACCTGTTGGAGGTCAGCGTTAAGGGAGTGGATGAGATCACCGCTCTGGTCGGGTATGATAACCCATCATCCTTCAGGCGTCTTTTCAAGCGAATGACGGGCTTAAGTCCCCGTGAATATCGTAGTCGTTTCAGCAGGGTAGAGTAA
- a CDS encoding cysteine hydrolase family protein, with amino-acid sequence MSKKALVIIDIQNDYFPNGKFPLDNSEHAGTKAAQVLEYFRKTAQPVIHIQHISVREGSFFFLPETEGVKIHNCVKPLVNETVIHKNYPNSFRGTNLDAELKKLGVEELIIVGMMSNMCVDATTRAAADMGYKCTVIHDACCGASLEFNGVKVNSSEVHAGFMASLGMFYAQMVSAEELIG; translated from the coding sequence ATGAGTAAAAAAGCACTGGTCATCATCGATATTCAGAACGACTATTTTCCCAACGGTAAGTTCCCGCTGGACAACAGCGAGCATGCCGGAACCAAGGCTGCGCAGGTTCTTGAATATTTCAGAAAAACAGCACAGCCTGTAATCCACATCCAACACATTTCAGTGCGGGAAGGATCATTTTTCTTTCTGCCTGAAACTGAAGGTGTAAAGATTCATAACTGTGTTAAACCGCTGGTAAACGAAACTGTCATCCATAAAAATTATCCGAATAGTTTCCGGGGAACCAACCTTGATGCAGAGTTGAAAAAATTGGGCGTGGAGGAATTGATAATCGTCGGAATGATGAGCAACATGTGTGTTGACGCAACCACTCGTGCAGCTGCTGATATGGGCTACAAATGCACAGTTATACATGACGCGTGTTGCGGGGCCAGCCTGGAATTTAACGGTGTAAAAGTTAACTCTTCGGAGGTTCATGCCGGATTCATGGCTTCGCTGGGCATGTTCTACGCACAGATGGTCAGCGCCGAAGAATTGATCGGCTAA
- a CDS encoding multidrug resistance efflux transporter family protein, which yields MQIILTGILAAFFFSSTFVLNRAMSLDGGHWVWSASLRYFWMLALLSIGLGFFSRELLVRSFKLYLSHWKFWTIAGGVGFGIFYALITFSASYSPGWVVAATWQTTILATPLVLLGFGKKVPLRALLLTLIIFAGVLLVNLESVEDSSWNAVLLGAIPVFVAAFAYPFGNQLVWEARNGGSGRIPALDDPAMDDPFCRVLLLTLGSMPLWAGLILFTQPTLPQTGQVINTALVAIFSGIAATSLFLYARHKARNAAELAAADCTQSMEVLFSLAGEVVLLNGTLPGVLGWSGIGLTMLGLMLYLRVQNVR from the coding sequence ATGCAGATTATCCTGACCGGTATTCTGGCTGCATTTTTTTTCAGTTCTACTTTTGTGCTTAACAGGGCCATGAGTCTGGATGGCGGGCATTGGGTCTGGTCGGCAAGCCTGCGCTATTTCTGGATGTTGGCATTGCTCTCCATTGGGCTTGGCTTTTTCAGCCGCGAATTGCTGGTCCGTTCCTTCAAACTTTACCTGAGTCATTGGAAATTCTGGACAATTGCAGGCGGGGTCGGCTTCGGTATATTTTATGCCCTGATAACTTTCAGTGCCTCATACTCGCCCGGCTGGGTGGTCGCAGCCACATGGCAGACTACCATCCTCGCTACCCCGTTGGTTCTACTTGGATTCGGCAAGAAGGTGCCTTTGCGAGCCTTATTACTGACCTTGATAATTTTTGCCGGGGTGCTGCTGGTCAATCTTGAAAGCGTGGAGGATAGTTCGTGGAATGCGGTTCTGCTGGGAGCAATCCCGGTTTTTGTTGCTGCTTTTGCCTATCCATTCGGAAATCAATTGGTCTGGGAGGCGCGCAACGGGGGGAGCGGCAGAATTCCGGCATTGGATGATCCGGCCATGGATGATCCCTTTTGCCGCGTACTGTTGCTGACTCTCGGTTCCATGCCGCTGTGGGCCGGATTGATTTTATTCACTCAGCCCACGCTTCCTCAAACAGGGCAGGTCATAAATACCGCGCTTGTGGCGATATTTTCCGGCATTGCCGCGACCAGCCTCTTTCTCTATGCCCGGCATAAAGCCCGGAACGCAGCAGAACTGGCCGCAGCAGATTGCACACAGTCAATGGAAGTGCTTTTCTCATTGGCCGGAGAGGTCGTACTGCTGAATGGGACACTGCCCGGAGTACTGGGCTGGTCCGGTATCGGCCTGACCATGCTCGGCTTGATGTTATATCTCCGGGTGCAAAATGTGCGTTAG
- a CDS encoding glycosyltransferase family A protein, giving the protein MTLLSIIIPNYNYGRFADRFFGSLAAQTMSLSDVEIIFVDDCSSDDSLEQAEKWAGILECRDFKILTPPRFGRPGPVRNHGLEQAEGKYLLCFDPDDEMRPEFLEACIGLLESSPKISVVYSDYHEVAPGKSFIRLLSDFNPSHLRDQNTVATAAVYRRELWDAGVRYRDNTSYEDWDYWVQCLMAGGKFQHIAQPLYIHHVHESNFSLQAEKEDGSAKAHIVMNNPGFFHKAVVGWANDHLRGRAHAPSFQRGYIPTPEDLQKLSDMIRNGEISS; this is encoded by the coding sequence ATGACCCTGCTTTCCATCATCATACCCAACTATAATTACGGACGTTTTGCCGATCGTTTTTTCGGTTCTCTGGCAGCGCAAACCATGTCACTAAGTGATGTGGAAATAATTTTTGTTGATGACTGCAGCAGCGATGATTCCCTTGAACAGGCCGAAAAATGGGCAGGTATCCTTGAGTGCCGGGATTTTAAAATTCTGACTCCGCCGAGGTTCGGAAGACCCGGGCCTGTACGTAACCACGGTCTTGAACAGGCTGAAGGAAAGTATCTGCTCTGCTTTGATCCTGATGATGAAATGAGACCGGAATTTTTGGAAGCGTGCATCGGCCTGCTTGAATCCTCCCCGAAGATTTCGGTCGTTTATTCAGATTACCATGAAGTTGCGCCCGGAAAATCTTTCATCCGTCTTCTGTCTGATTTCAACCCCAGTCATTTACGGGATCAGAATACGGTGGCAACAGCTGCCGTTTACCGCCGTGAATTATGGGATGCCGGGGTACGTTACCGCGACAACACCTCCTATGAAGATTGGGATTACTGGGTGCAATGCTTGATGGCTGGGGGGAAATTTCAGCATATTGCGCAGCCTCTTTACATCCACCATGTCCATGAATCCAATTTTTCACTTCAGGCTGAAAAAGAGGATGGCTCAGCCAAAGCTCATATTGTTATGAATAATCCCGGTTTTTTTCATAAGGCAGTGGTTGGCTGGGCCAATGACCATTTGCGTGGACGAGCCCATGCTCCTTCTTTTCAGCGAGGCTACATTCCAACTCCCGAAGATCTGCAGAAACTTTCCGATATGATCAGAAACGGCGAGATATCAAGTTAA
- the msrB gene encoding peptide-methionine (R)-S-oxide reductase MsrB codes for MNKLLPYICSVVLFLAGHAFAAESKGEIKMQKATNSYEIATIAGGCFWCVESDLEKVDGVIEVVSGYAGGHVDNPTYEQVSSGNSGHLEVVQVRFDPGKVSYEEILRIFMKHHDPTDPGGSFNDRGEQYTSAIFYHTDEQKKIAAEVLLDIDGSGVFERPLATTLRPFEKFYRAEEYHQDYYKKNPVRYNWYRFLSGRDSFIEQHWKQEEGTQPVQDADEYKRPDDAELREILTPLQFKVAREDGTEPAFNNEYWDNHRDGIYVDIVSGEPLFSSRDKFDSGTGWPSFTRPIEGQGVVEKEDRSFFMTRIEVRSRKADSHLGHVFDDGPQPTGLRYCINSASLRFIPLDELENEGYGEFRKLFK; via the coding sequence ATGAACAAGCTACTCCCATATATTTGTTCCGTTGTTTTATTTTTGGCCGGCCATGCATTTGCAGCTGAAAGCAAAGGGGAAATCAAGATGCAGAAAGCTACTAACAGTTATGAGATTGCAACTATTGCCGGAGGATGTTTCTGGTGCGTTGAGTCTGATCTTGAAAAAGTTGACGGAGTTATTGAGGTTGTTTCCGGTTATGCCGGAGGTCATGTGGATAATCCAACTTATGAGCAGGTGAGTTCCGGCAACTCGGGGCATCTTGAGGTTGTGCAGGTTCGCTTTGATCCCGGTAAAGTCAGCTATGAAGAGATCTTGCGGATTTTTATGAAGCATCATGATCCTACTGATCCGGGAGGCTCTTTCAACGATCGTGGTGAGCAGTACACTTCGGCAATTTTTTATCATACTGATGAGCAGAAGAAGATTGCGGCAGAAGTTCTACTGGATATCGACGGTTCAGGTGTATTTGAACGCCCTCTCGCAACCACACTGCGGCCATTTGAAAAGTTCTATCGTGCTGAGGAGTATCATCAGGATTACTATAAGAAGAATCCGGTCCGTTACAATTGGTACAGGTTTTTATCAGGTAGGGATTCGTTCATAGAGCAGCATTGGAAGCAGGAAGAGGGAACGCAACCGGTGCAGGACGCGGATGAATACAAGCGTCCTGATGATGCTGAGTTACGCGAAATTCTGACTCCGCTGCAATTCAAGGTGGCTCGTGAGGATGGAACTGAGCCGGCTTTCAACAATGAGTACTGGGACAATCATCGGGATGGAATATATGTAGATATCGTCTCCGGTGAACCGCTTTTTAGCTCTCGTGACAAGTTTGATTCCGGTACCGGGTGGCCCAGCTTTACCCGGCCCATTGAAGGGCAGGGTGTTGTGGAAAAGGAAGATCGTTCTTTTTTTATGACCCGCATAGAGGTCCGGTCTCGCAAGGCGGATTCTCATCTGGGACATGTCTTTGATGATGGGCCACAGCCTACGGGACTGCGCTATTGTATTAATTCCGCGTCCTTGCGTTTCATCCCGCTTGATGAGTTGGAAAATGAAGGCTATGGAGAGTTCCGGAAGTTATTTAAGTAA